One window from the genome of Nocardioides panaciterrulae encodes:
- a CDS encoding ABC transporter substrate-binding protein, which produces MTAGLLATTLVPGAALTAASAPASAADSTTFTVGLLNEADSFNPFLGIEAESYEMWGLTYDYMIHYSMKDMSPEPGLATSWKTSDDGLTWTFDIRTGVKWSDGQDLTAEDIAFTYNRVLEGGPWGSTWGSYLTGVTKVAAPDATHVVLTLKKPNAVLPLLPIPIVPEHVWKDVTTSQVKSYSAEPKDGQPVVGEGPFKLVEGTAGGSTYRFEANKDYWGGAPHVDQVVFRVYKSEDPMVQALIKGEIDFAEGISPLQVKSLQGQSGITAHNGDSPGFDEIAFNAGSVDTKTGKPIGDPNPAVLDPKFRHALGFAIDRDQLITKVYQGAGQPGDSIIPPAYSSYRWTPPADQAFTFDLDKAGQLLDQAGYTMGSDGQRTMPDGSPIGTLRLDARSSSDTSLNTMNYFKEWLDQLGIKSTVRTYESSKLTDIILQGDFDVFQWGWYVEPDPDSMLSYMTCGQRGGWSDSWYCNPQYDALYQHQHEETDQAKREQEVKQMQQLLFADSPYLVTAYNTIGEAVRSDRFACFQPQPDPGGIWLIQYGVHNYISARPADQAGNCDGVSSAIGATAASESTGTSNTFWVGAGVVVVLLAGAGGVLAMRRRSSVGERE; this is translated from the coding sequence GTGACAGCAGGTCTGCTGGCGACGACGCTCGTGCCGGGCGCCGCGCTGACCGCGGCCTCCGCGCCGGCGAGCGCGGCCGACAGCACGACGTTCACGGTGGGCCTGCTCAACGAAGCCGACTCGTTCAACCCGTTCCTGGGCATCGAGGCCGAGTCCTACGAGATGTGGGGGCTGACCTACGACTACATGATCCACTACTCGATGAAGGACATGTCGCCCGAGCCCGGGCTGGCGACGTCGTGGAAGACGTCCGACGACGGCCTCACGTGGACATTCGACATCCGCACCGGCGTGAAGTGGTCCGACGGCCAGGACCTCACGGCCGAGGACATCGCGTTCACCTACAACCGGGTGCTCGAGGGCGGCCCGTGGGGCTCCACCTGGGGCTCCTACCTGACCGGGGTGACCAAGGTGGCCGCGCCGGACGCGACCCACGTGGTGCTCACGCTGAAGAAGCCCAACGCGGTGCTCCCGCTGCTGCCGATCCCGATCGTGCCCGAGCACGTGTGGAAGGACGTCACCACCAGCCAGGTCAAGAGCTACTCGGCCGAGCCGAAGGACGGGCAGCCGGTCGTCGGCGAGGGGCCGTTCAAGCTGGTCGAGGGGACCGCCGGCGGCTCGACGTACCGCTTCGAGGCCAACAAGGACTACTGGGGCGGCGCGCCGCACGTGGACCAGGTCGTCTTCCGCGTCTACAAGAGCGAGGACCCGATGGTCCAGGCGCTGATCAAGGGCGAGATCGACTTCGCCGAGGGCATCTCCCCGCTGCAGGTCAAGTCGCTCCAGGGCCAGTCGGGCATCACCGCGCACAACGGCGACTCCCCGGGCTTCGACGAGATCGCGTTCAACGCCGGGTCGGTGGACACCAAGACCGGCAAGCCGATCGGCGACCCGAACCCGGCCGTGCTCGACCCGAAGTTCCGCCACGCCCTGGGCTTCGCCATCGACCGGGACCAGCTGATCACCAAGGTCTACCAGGGAGCCGGCCAGCCGGGTGACTCGATCATCCCGCCCGCCTACTCCTCCTACCGCTGGACGCCGCCCGCCGACCAGGCCTTCACGTTCGACCTCGACAAGGCCGGCCAGCTGCTCGACCAGGCCGGCTACACCATGGGGTCGGACGGGCAGCGGACGATGCCGGACGGCTCCCCGATCGGCACCCTGCGGCTCGACGCCCGGTCCAGCTCGGACACCTCGCTGAACACCATGAACTACTTCAAGGAGTGGCTCGACCAGCTCGGCATCAAGTCCACGGTGCGGACCTATGAGTCCAGCAAGCTCACCGACATCATCCTCCAGGGCGACTTCGACGTCTTCCAGTGGGGCTGGTACGTCGAGCCCGACCCCGACTCGATGCTCAGCTACATGACCTGTGGCCAGCGCGGCGGCTGGTCGGACTCCTGGTACTGCAACCCGCAGTACGACGCGCTCTACCAGCACCAGCACGAGGAGACCGACCAGGCCAAGCGCGAGCAGGAGGTCAAGCAGATGCAGCAGCTGCTCTTCGCCGACTCGCCGTACCTGGTCACCGCCTACAACACGATCGGCGAGGCCGTGCGCAGCGACCGGTTCGCCTGCTTCCAGCCCCAGCCCGACCCGGGCGGAATCTGGTTGATCCAGTACGGCGTGCACAACTACATCTCGGCGCGTC